Proteins from one Bacillota bacterium genomic window:
- a CDS encoding ROK family transcriptional regulator has protein sequence MKSAASGSNSVEIGKHNRHLVLDVIRTHEPVSRSEIARLTGLTTATITNIVRKLQKDRLVEEVGLGQSTGGRKPGLLQLARNSRLAIAVDLAATELMVALTNVKGEILRRSNREIVTDTAVMVPRMLDAIQEVMTCPEVRRATIVGIGVTTPGLIDQATGTVIKSVRLEWYHVPLKSILQRHFEVPVFVGKDTMTAILGEQWYGAARHADNLIYVWVGAGIAVGLLLDGRVYAGTTGMAGEFGHTSIEWNGARCKCGNEGCLEGLASLEAIATKAASRALPEEDSVTREKPAAETRARVDPFAVLDAACTGDLRAREIVREAGRYLGVGIANLINLFNPERIVIGGQIRPKDKEFIDTAIEVAKSRVLPEPGSSVTITVSDFGPDAGLIGAAALVWREILGSS, from the coding sequence ATGAAGTCTGCAGCATCCGGAAGCAATTCCGTCGAAATCGGCAAGCACAACCGCCATCTTGTATTGGATGTTATCCGTACTCATGAGCCGGTCTCCCGCTCTGAAATAGCAAGGCTCACCGGACTCACGACGGCAACCATAACGAATATCGTGAGGAAACTCCAGAAGGACCGCCTCGTAGAGGAGGTAGGTCTCGGGCAGTCGACTGGCGGCCGCAAGCCGGGGCTATTGCAGCTTGCACGGAATTCGCGTCTCGCGATCGCAGTAGATCTGGCAGCGACGGAACTCATGGTGGCATTGACGAACGTGAAGGGCGAGATACTGCGACGGTCCAACAGGGAAATCGTGACCGACACCGCCGTAATGGTACCGCGAATGCTGGACGCCATCCAGGAGGTGATGACTTGCCCCGAAGTCCGCCGGGCCACGATAGTGGGGATAGGCGTCACGACACCCGGGCTCATCGATCAGGCGACGGGGACCGTCATCAAGTCGGTGAGGCTGGAGTGGTACCATGTGCCGCTCAAGTCCATCCTTCAGCGCCACTTTGAGGTCCCGGTATTCGTGGGAAAGGACACCATGACGGCAATCCTCGGTGAACAATGGTACGGCGCCGCAAGACACGCCGACAATCTGATCTACGTATGGGTGGGCGCGGGGATCGCTGTCGGGCTCCTGCTCGATGGGCGAGTATATGCCGGTACCACGGGTATGGCCGGCGAGTTCGGCCACACCAGCATAGAGTGGAACGGCGCTCGCTGCAAGTGTGGGAACGAGGGTTGCCTGGAAGGTTTGGCGAGCCTCGAAGCAATAGCGACCAAAGCCGCCTCCCGGGCTTTGCCCGAGGAGGACTCAGTCACTCGCGAAAAGCCGGCAGCCGAGACCCGGGCACGCGTAGACCCCTTCGCTGTGCTGGACGCCGCATGCACAGGCGACCTCCGGGCCCGTGAGATAGTGAGGGAGGCGGGAAGGTACCTGGGAGTCGGCATAGCCAATCTCATCAACTTGTTCAATCCTGAACGCATAGTCATCGGTGGTCAGATCCGTCCTAAAGATAAAGAGTTCATCGATACAGCTATCGAGGTGGCGAAGAGCCGCGTCCTTCCGGAACCCGGCAGCAGCGTGACGATAACCGTTTCCGACTTCGGGCCAGACGCAGGCCTGATAGGAGCTGCGGCGCTGGTTTGGCGTGAGATTCTCGGCAGTTCATGA